In Salvelinus namaycush isolate Seneca chromosome 37, SaNama_1.0, whole genome shotgun sequence, the following are encoded in one genomic region:
- the LOC120031240 gene encoding transcription and mRNA export factor ENY2-2, producing MSKDSKMRATINQKLTEMGERERLKELLRAKLTECGWRDQLKAHCKDVIKEKGLEHVTVEDLVVEITPKGRVLVPDSVKKELLQRIRAFLAQHAT from the exons ATGAGCAAAGATTCCAAGATGAGAGCAACAATTAATCAGAAATTAACTGAGATGGGTGAAAGAGAGCG ATTGAAGGAGTTGCTTAGAGCTAAACTCACTGAATGCGGATGGAGGGATCAGCTGAAAGCTCATTGCAAAG ATGTCATCAAAGAAAAGGGCTTGGAGCATGTGACTGTCGAGGACCTTGTGGTAGAAATCACCCCTAAAGGAAGAG TTCTGGTACCTGATAGTGTGAAGAAGgagctgctgcagaggataagagcCTTCCTGGCTCAGCATGCCACATAA